One region of Flavobacterium pisciphilum genomic DNA includes:
- a CDS encoding GH3 auxin-responsive promoter family protein — protein sequence MSIKSVAARLFASKIYNNTQTWAKKPVETQQKVFKSLIKAAKDTEFGKDHHFDKIKTFQDFKKQVPVRDYEDLKSYIAKVQLGESDILWKGKPLYFAKTSGTTSGAKYIPLTKESMPYHIEASRNAILHYIHETGKTDFVDGKMIFLQGSPELSEKNGIKLGRLSGIAAHFVPKYLQKNRMPSWETNCIDDWETKINAIVDETIDKNMTIISGIPSWVQMYFERLEERSGKKVGDLFKNFNLFIYGGVNYEPYRAKFENLIGRKVDSIELFPASEGFFAYQDSQKSKGMLLLLNSGIFYEFIKADEFFSENPQRLTIGEVELGVNYVLIISTNAGLWGYNIGDTVQFTSLFPHRVIVSGRIKHYISAFGEHVIGNEVENAMKVAMENTNIRINEFTVAPQINPAEGLPYHEWLVEFENEPENIVTFAEAIDDAMRKQNIYYDDLITGNILQKVVVTKVAKNGFQEYMKSQGKLGGQNKIPRLSNNRDIADALNKE from the coding sequence ATGTCTATAAAATCAGTCGCTGCAAGATTATTTGCAAGCAAAATTTATAATAATACGCAGACTTGGGCCAAAAAACCTGTTGAAACTCAACAGAAAGTTTTTAAGAGTTTGATAAAAGCTGCAAAAGATACTGAGTTTGGAAAAGACCACCATTTTGATAAAATAAAGACGTTTCAAGATTTTAAAAAGCAAGTACCTGTAAGAGATTATGAAGATTTAAAATCATATATAGCTAAAGTACAATTGGGTGAGAGCGATATCTTATGGAAAGGTAAGCCTCTTTATTTTGCCAAAACCTCTGGAACAACTTCAGGAGCCAAATATATTCCGCTTACCAAAGAATCAATGCCTTATCATATTGAAGCTTCTCGAAATGCAATTTTACATTATATACATGAAACTGGAAAAACAGATTTTGTAGATGGAAAAATGATTTTCTTACAAGGAAGCCCCGAATTGAGTGAAAAAAACGGGATAAAACTAGGAAGATTATCAGGAATTGCAGCTCATTTTGTACCTAAATATCTTCAGAAGAACCGTATGCCTTCTTGGGAAACCAATTGCATTGACGATTGGGAAACTAAGATTAATGCCATTGTCGATGAAACGATAGACAAGAATATGACTATTATTTCTGGGATTCCGTCTTGGGTACAAATGTATTTTGAACGCTTAGAAGAAAGAAGTGGAAAGAAGGTAGGAGATTTATTTAAAAACTTCAATCTTTTTATATATGGTGGCGTTAATTATGAGCCTTATAGAGCAAAGTTTGAAAATCTGATAGGAAGAAAAGTAGATAGTATCGAGTTGTTTCCAGCTTCAGAAGGGTTCTTTGCTTACCAAGACTCTCAAAAATCTAAAGGAATGCTTTTGCTATTGAATTCCGGAATTTTTTATGAGTTTATAAAAGCGGATGAGTTTTTTAGTGAAAATCCACAACGATTAACAATTGGTGAAGTAGAATTAGGTGTGAATTATGTTTTGATTATATCAACAAACGCTGGGCTTTGGGGGTATAATATTGGAGATACTGTACAGTTTACTTCTTTATTTCCACATCGAGTTATTGTTTCAGGTAGGATTAAACATTATATCTCAGCATTTGGAGAACATGTTATTGGGAATGAGGTTGAAAACGCAATGAAAGTGGCTATGGAAAATACCAATATTAGAATTAATGAGTTTACTGTAGCACCACAAATTAACCCAGCTGAAGGGTTACCATATCACGAATGGCTTGTAGAATTTGAAAATGAACCAGAAAATATAGTAACTTTCGCAGAAGCAATAGATGATGCGATGCGAAAACAAAACATTTATTATGACGATTTGATTACTGGAAACATTTTGCAAAAAGTGGTGGTAACCAAAGTTGCTAAAAATGGTTTTCAGGAGTATATGAAATCGCAAGGAAAATTAGGAGGACAAAATAAAATCCCGCGACTGTCTAATAATAGAGATATAGCAGACGCATTAAATAAAGAATAA
- a CDS encoding peptidase — protein MTEKRLKRIKFRNRLFVKNRLVILNENTFEEIFSFKLNLMNVFVVATLGAIFLILITTFIIAFTPLREFIPGYSSTELKKNATELALKSDSLTVALKKNEAYIKSIQKVLTGQLEYAKFNKDSILASVDEKEEEINLAPSKEELELREEVAKEDEKVNTNSVKKNKSDKKQK, from the coding sequence ATGACAGAAAAAAGATTAAAACGGATTAAATTCAGAAACAGATTATTTGTTAAAAACAGATTAGTTATTTTGAATGAGAATACTTTTGAAGAGATCTTCTCTTTTAAGTTAAATCTTATGAATGTTTTTGTAGTTGCAACATTAGGGGCAATTTTTTTAATATTAATTACCACATTTATAATTGCATTTACACCATTACGCGAATTTATACCGGGGTATTCATCGACTGAATTGAAAAAAAATGCAACGGAATTGGCTTTAAAATCGGATTCATTAACGGTTGCATTAAAGAAAAATGAAGCTTACATTAAATCTATTCAAAAAGTGTTAACAGGTCAATTAGAATATGCTAAATTTAACAAAGATTCTATTTTAGCAAGTGTTGATGAAAAAGAGGAAGAAATAAATTTAGCACCATCTAAAGAGGAATTAGAATTGCGTGAAGAAGTGGCTAAAGAAGATGAAAAAGTAAACACTAATTCTGTAAAAAAGAATAAAAGTGATAAAAAACAAAAATAA